In the genome of Hippoglossus hippoglossus isolate fHipHip1 chromosome 9, fHipHip1.pri, whole genome shotgun sequence, the window AAACTacagacaacaacacagtgtGCAGCAGTGCGGTGACATCATCATCCTCTCACTTGTTTGAAGTACGCTTTTCCAAACTCCGGGGACAGttcctctctccagctctccccGAAACCAGGAAGCGTGTGAGCCGAGGCGAGTCGCTCCAGCGCGGCCCTCTTGTTGCGGGCGATCCGGTCCTGCTGCCCCGGAGACAGAGGGGTCTGAGCgggggaggctgcagcagatgAAGGAGGACTGGGCGGCTCTGAATCCACCGCGGAggctttcctcttcctctgcataGTTGTAATATGTTGAGtaaaacacagagcagatgaGAGCGGCTTCTGGAACCGTCCACAGCCGAGTAAACACATCGTCACGCGGGGGAAGCCTCGGTGTTTGCAGCGAGTGGTTGTGAACGCGGCCCGGATGACGCGGATCGTGTAGCGGGAAACTAGACGCTGCAGTGAGGCACCGTTACATTAACTTTACACGTAAACATCAATAAGTTTTCACTGTGCAAACGTGGCGCGTGCTGTCATGTTAGCTACAGAACCAGAAGCGTCACTCACCGCGTCTTGAGCTTCATCATCGGTTTGACTTAAATCCTTCGAAATCCGCTTTTTGGAGACGGGCGAAAAAAACGAATGGATCGTTTTCTGTCCAATCATCTTGTTGCGGTGCAGTAAAATACTGAATGTCACTGAGAGGTAAATAGGAAAGATAAGCAGCTACAGGCTCCTCTGGAAAAAACTCAACTTCAATGAATGGGAGCTCAGTATTTCGCGCCAACACAGAGCGACGTCACTCGGATTATGATAATGAGCAGGGCTCTGTTCAAGAACAACTGCTGTGAAGGATGTTCACCACTgttctgagtcagttgctgcacTTAGCATGTAGAGAAATGTACAACTAACACGGTGGTTTTACGGTTATACAGACGCGCTGTTGTGATTGTGTTCAAGTCTTTGTTGTTGACTCTGTTATGTGGAAGATGGGCGATTCTTTGAGTGATTAGTCAACAGTTAATTTGATCATCTTTTGACTCctttttcaagcaaaaacatGGCCCGGTTTTTATTTGTTCCTGCTTCTTAACcagaaaaatgttaatgttttatttagtcTCATATGATTTTGAATCAAAACAGTTCATAACGTTGAGCTCAAGGACAATGTGACTGGTATTTACACGATTCTATATAGATAGATATGAAATAACACTAATCAAGATATCAAAATAGTTAAACCGACTGATTGATAAAGGAAACGGTCAGTTGTGCTGGGTAACTGGGttaattttaaacaatttttagAGAATATATATGAGGCATATATACAATatacttcctcccactacacagaaacaaagccaaaatatcccagatacgatACCACCATCTTgcccatttggagccagagttttCGCAGTGGCGATGGTGGATGGAGTCGTGGTCGCAAGGTCTCCCGatacactgagacacacacttagtcatgagtcagtttcagctgtcaagcCTGACACTTCACCCCGATGTCATAGCATCAGGCTGAAGGAAAAAGACCACTTGAACATATGtgatttggtccatgtcccaactaatatggaggaggcagggtttatgagccatactgcagccagccaccagtgGTGATAGaaaggctttggcttcacttttgcgtGGTCGTCACGTTGTCTGTCCTTATATAGTCTGTGACGCTAACCAACACTTAAGATGCTTTTGTCACATTTAATCTGGGAAtctgtgttaatgtttgattcTTCTTTGCTTCTTCCAGATCTCAACAAGTAAAATTAAGATCCTCAGACATGAAACAGGTTCCTACAATGGATACGTTTGTGGCTCAGACACAGAATAAACGCTCATGCACCAGTGATGCCGTAACAAGAAGAAGTCCAAGGAAGAAGATCAAACTGTTGGAAGAGGCGAGGgtaaaggaagaggaggaggaggaagaagatgaagatgcaGCTTTAGCAGAGTTCTCTCATCCTGTTCCGTGGCAGAAAATAGAGGCAGAGGGACTAGACTGTGATTATGCTTTACTCTTCTCCAGAGAGGAAGCAGACCAGCTGTTTAAAcagttggaggaggaggtggagtacTCTACAGGTACAACATCAACAGCACTTTTTTGTAATGATGTTGAAGTTGCTGTTGAGCAGTTGTGGCTGTTTCTTTTCCAGGGGAAGAAGCAAAGGTTCACGTGTTTGGAAAGCTGTACAATATACCCAGAAAGCAGGCGACACACGGAGATGCAGGTTTAACCTACACTTATTCTGGGGTGAAACGTTCAGCCTGCCCCTGGACTCCAACCTTGGAATCCATCCGGGACGctgtcacaaaaacaacaggacaGACCTTTAACTTTGTCTTGGTAAACAGGTGAGAAATGACTGGGCAAACGTTGTAAAGGTCACAGTTTGATGCATCACCCTGATGAAAGTGCTCTTCGCTCCACCAGGTACAAAGACGGGCAGGATCACATGGGTGAGCATCGGGACGATGAAAAGGAGCTGGACCCACTTTGTCCAATCGCCTCCATCTCTCTGGGAGCAGCACGAGACTTCGTCTTCAGGCACAGAGACGCTCGGGGAAAACAGAGCAGCCGGCAGATAGAACCTGTGAAGCTGGAGCTCAGTCATGGGAGCCTGCTCCTCATGAACCCACCCACCAACACTTTCTGGTACCACAGCCTTCCTGTGCGCAAGAGGGTCCTTCTGCCTCGCATCAACCTCACCTTCAGACGCATCGTACTGGACAGCAAGAAATGAGAGGGAGCCACGGTGGGGGCAAGGCCCTCACTGGTCAATACTGCCCGAGGATATAGACAAATATCACAGatctaaaatgtgtttctcaacGTTGTGGCTGAACCTGAGTGACAAAATGGCAGCACACGGTGAAGGTGAGGAGGCTCAGCTGGGACTCTGTTTGAATCTGTGGTCAAATTTCTGTCTCATTCAAGTTCAAACTGAAACTAAGTTATAAATGATAAACAATTCAATCCTCTTGAAGAATCACAGGATCTCATTGATTAGAGCAGGCAGGCTGTATTTTGACAGAGCAGTGAACCAATGGTGCCCTGATTTTAGATTAGGCCTTTAACCTATGTGGTGGTAAAAGGAAAGATGACTATTATTCCAGATATAGGTTAATTGATCAGACTccaaatttaaatgtgatgaCAACGAAGTGAAGAAGGTGACGTTAATCTGATCTGACATTTAAGGATTTCAACAAGTTTCTGGAGCATCGCAGATCATTTTTTACCTTGGAAATGGATGTTTGACCAAAAAAATGTTCATGGCTCTTGGTGGGAACATTTAGGAAactaatatgtgtgtgtcaaatttggtgcatcttgattgaatattaggggactgttgggccatggtggAGGTTTGTTCTCGACTGAATGTCATTCTAGTTATAATCTGTCTGCCTTTGTCACGTTTACCCTGTGaaatgatgtatttatttattcttttgaaaACTACTGCTCGTTTGTTTCTTCTGTGCATATTTGATCAATATAAAGAAAATTCTTAGACGTGTTAGAGATTCAGTGTTGTCTTCAAAGACACTTGAGGAAATGTTAGTTGATTCTAGGCATTTCTACTGATAGATACTGTATCTGTTGTCTCAAGCTATCATATATTTATGTTGCTTCAATGAATCTAGAATGCAcattagtttagtttttttaatacCTGAAAACAATCACCTTTACAGAttgcacacagatacacaatcTCACATGAATATACATTTGTGCAAATCGCAGACAGTAACCAGGAGCGTTTTTCTCGCGGATTGGTCAGAGCAAACAAGGCAGTTATAAGTTACACAGAATTAAAAATTATTCAGGATAACTTGCCCAATACACCTGCAGTTTTCCTCTGGCTTTATTAACCAAAAGCAGATCATTATGAATTTGTTACAGCGCGGGTACATCCTTTTTCCATTAAGAGATCTTATGTtcacatcagctgcagcagacgtGGTTTCAATCCACGTCCAAATCCTGCACAATAAAGACAACATGGCACTTGAACCTCAACTGTGCAGCTCTGCAAAACAGGACAGTGTAAGGATTACTGGAAACATAGAAAAATATCAAATTCATCAGCTTATGAACTGAGTCGATCCATTTCAGACTACGTACACTGCTGGGAATGATTAGGCAGATAAGATTAGACAATGGAGAACCAGAGTTAAGCCTTTTTCAGAATATGCAACAAGTAGCATCTCCATGAAGTCCTGATGAGTTACCTCTGTTGAGCTGAGTCCACGCCTCCGACAGCCTCAACATAAATAACACTATATACTTCACACATGAACATTGTGATGCAGGACTCTCACCATAGAATCCACTATATTGtcatgtgttgctgttttcttgtcctgtagaagccacattGACAGAAACTGTTACACGTGTCAAACGTCCGACAGGTCCATCATCATTTGGATTTAGAGCATCCTACCATCAGACCAGACTGAAAAGTGTCCGCTCATGGAATTCTTGTCAGAAAACGTCATCAGTGATCTTCAACATGTTGCTGTGATCCAGGAAGTAAAATCACCTCTTTTAAAACTCCATGATTGCTTTCCTCTCGGCTCTCTAAGTCATAAACTGCCCGTCGATAACAATGTTGTAACTGGCACATACAGCTGTGACAGTTTGACCGGGAAGCCTGAAGTCACTCAGGCTTCGAAGTTGCAAGCGTCCAGTTACTCCTCGGAGCGCAGAGCGAGGTTCAGCCTTCGCACTCTCTCGTAGAAGAGCATGTAAGCGTTGGAAGACAGCACCTCGTGCAGGCTGGCTTTTCGCACCGAGTCGTCCGACACCCAGAGCCACTGGGAGCTGAGGGGCGAAGAGCTGCGAGGCGAGGAGGGGCTGCGGCGGTACGTGACGAAATGTCCTGAGTGCATGTCCCCGTGGTGAACCAGCACGGCCGTGAGCTGGAAAAGGTATTCTGTAGAACTGGGGGAGGAGACAGTGTGgtcacaaacatacacagactGGTGACAAATTGGAgtaaaaagcaacacaaataGTAAAGTGTTGAGGTAACATAGGGCCAGCAGTTGACTGCAGGTGACTGAAGGCGGTATTTTTTCAGGAACGATTCATCTATCACACCAAACAGTCTTTGACTATATTTTAATTGATCTGGTTCTCTCTCAACATTATGCTATGCTTAATCAAAACTGATTATGGATTATTCAGAACCAGTTTGGCACATTCTCTTACAAAATTATAAGCTGAAGCCGCAAAGAACATTTACATCTTTCTGAAAAATCACTTAAACAGACAGATGAAGGCAGCAATGGTCCTCATTCCACGTCTGAAAAGGCTTTTGATTACCTCCACAACACTGAGTAACCTGATATGTGTGAGTTCCTTCTGTTGTTGCACCGTAATCTTTTGCTTTCGTCGAGGTTACCTGTAGTCATACATGAGGCCGAGCTGTGGGTTCACACCAGGAGAGTgaagaaataaagatgaacagGTTCCATTGGAAaaaggtttgttgttgttgttgtgattttcTGCATCTGGAaatcaaaatacaacaaatatgaTGCACTATAAAAAAGGTCATATAAAGTAGAATGATATTACAGAGACAAATTCAACATACCTGTGCCATTGGAGGTGACATCATCTGTATTTTCTGCTTTCTTGGGTTTTGGTGCACATGTGAGCCGCTTATTTCTCTGCATGGgaactttgtgtttgtagtGGTCCATCGTTAGATACTCTGTGAACTGCACATGCTCCTGTTTTTTGATGGGGGTTCCTTCACTGGACCACGTCAGTCTTTGTAAATGGATGCAGAGGCActgggggagctggaggagggaggaacaCATCAGAAACAGACAAGTTtgcaaaacagacaaaacataaataaataatataaagtgACAGTTACCTTTCCCAATTTTAGCTGTTTAACAAATGTTGTTCTCTGACTTTCCAGAACTTGTCCGATGGCTGCGGACTCTTGTTGAAGCTGAGGACAAATGATCCAAAaccaaaattaaacaaaatcagctaaataaatgtctttataaagaaacacaaaacaataacatgtaaaataaacCAGTCACATGAATGTAAATGCACTTACCATAATATTCCTGTCTATGGTTTTCAGTGAATTACttatttaatgaaatgttttaccAGAATTTGCCTCTGACACTGTGGTGAATGTACCTTTGTGCAGTTTTCACACTCTACTTCTTTGATGGTTTCTGAGGAGATGAAATGCTGAAGACACTGATCGAGAGAGATAGGTCgaccctgaggacacacacagatcaaatTATGACAAtcagagcaacaacaaaagCATAGTGAGAAGTGATAGTATGATAACACTTAATATGcatgtgtttctgatgtttttgcTCACCCACTGAGGTAAAGGGATGGACAGGGAGAGACTCTCAAATGAGTCATACCGCACCGgactctgtaaaaaaaacgaAGCAGAGTTACAAATCAGCTCAAGAgggtaaaaagtcaaataacaCAAACTAACATGTTATTCACTTGACTggctacaaacaaacaaacaaactcacttGTTGCTCACAGCGCTTGCAAGACATGTTGCTCGTTAAACGGCCATGAAAAGGATGATGGCACTTCCAAGGACTTGGTATTGGATGAAGTGGGGCTGCAAAACAAGaaatttaaaaagttaaaattattattatgtgtggTTTAATAGGCTATTATTAATAATTGCTTTATTGTCTTACCTCGACTTCTGCAGGTCATAGAATTATCATCTTGATCAGGGAGACTCTGATAAGAAATGAAGACATACATACAGAAGAGTTAGGAGGGCCGTACCAGATTTGTCACAACTCTCTAACACTGGCTATGGTTCACATTAAGAGACATAGAGAGATCTAGGATGCAGATTTAGTGTTAAAATGATGTAACTATCCACCTCAAGACCACACATGTACTTCAAAGTGCTGAACTATAAAACATACTGTATGGGAGGCATGTGACACACAAGAGATGTTTGTGCCGTTTTAGGGACAAAGATGATAACTTGCCTCGAGGGACTGCATGTCGAACAGGTGAGTGACTTTGGGTTGACGATCCCGttcctcctccagagaagatgTGAGGACATGAAAAAGTTCATGTGCATCCTTGAGGGAATAAAGCAACACAACCAGAGATGATGTTAATAAAACACTGCATAATATATTTTGCACCGAAATGTAAACCAGATACCACTCAACAGCAAGATGACCGACCTGCTCTTCAAATGAACTAATGTGCCAGCGGTACAGTCTGAGAACATCCAGGAGGCATCCGGCATCGAGTACGTCTTCCGACCCAGGTTCGTCACAGGACAGAGCTGTTGGTGTACAAATGTCAGAAATATGAATGAACCATTCCTCTCTAAAGATTCTGACAGACTGCTTTCACATACCTTTGAGTAGCTGAAGCAGCGTGTTAGACAGATGGTTGTC includes:
- the alkbh2 gene encoding DNA oxidative demethylase ALKBH2: MKQVPTMDTFVAQTQNKRSCTSDAVTRRSPRKKIKLLEEARVKEEEEEEEDEDAALAEFSHPVPWQKIEAEGLDCDYALLFSREEADQLFKQLEEEVEYSTGEEAKVHVFGKLYNIPRKQATHGDAGLTYTYSGVKRSACPWTPTLESIRDAVTKTTGQTFNFVLVNRYKDGQDHMGEHRDDEKELDPLCPIASISLGAARDFVFRHRDARGKQSSRQIEPVKLELSHGSLLLMNPPTNTFWYHSLPVRKRVLLPRINLTFRRIVLDSKK
- the usp30 gene encoding ubiquitin carboxyl-terminal hydrolase 30 isoform X1, with amino-acid sequence MFRCRPESSDKLVGEFLGTGRVVRNKMIKNWGVIGGIAAAIAAGVYVLWGPITERKKRKNGMVPGLLNLSNTCFLNSLLQGLAACPSFVRWLEKFSDSPMIQSCKDNHLSNTLLQLLKALSCDEPGSEDVLDAGCLLDVLRLYRWHISSFEEQDAHELFHVLTSSLEEERDRQPKVTHLFDMQSLESLPDQDDNSMTCRSRAPLHPIPSPWKCHHPFHGRLTSNMSCKRCEQQSPVRYDSFESLSLSIPLPQWGRPISLDQCLQHFISSETIKEVECENCTKLQQESAAIGQVLESQRTTFVKQLKLGKLPQCLCIHLQRLTWSSEGTPIKKQEHVQFTEYLTMDHYKHKVPMQRNKRLTCAPKPKKAENTDDVTSNGTDAENHNNNNKPFSNGTCSSLFLHSPGVNPQLGLMYDYSSTEYLFQLTAVLVHHGDMHSGHFVTYRRSPSSPRSSSPLSSQWLWVSDDSVRKASLHEVLSSNAYMLFYERVRRLNLALRSEE
- the usp30 gene encoding ubiquitin carboxyl-terminal hydrolase 30 isoform X2, whose translation is MIKNWGVIGGIAAAIAAGVYVLWGPITERKKRKNGMVPGLLNLSNTCFLNSLLQGLAACPSFVRWLEKFSDSPMIQSCKDNHLSNTLLQLLKALSCDEPGSEDVLDAGCLLDVLRLYRWHISSFEEQDAHELFHVLTSSLEEERDRQPKVTHLFDMQSLESLPDQDDNSMTCRSRAPLHPIPSPWKCHHPFHGRLTSNMSCKRCEQQSPVRYDSFESLSLSIPLPQWGRPISLDQCLQHFISSETIKEVECENCTKLQQESAAIGQVLESQRTTFVKQLKLGKLPQCLCIHLQRLTWSSEGTPIKKQEHVQFTEYLTMDHYKHKVPMQRNKRLTCAPKPKKAENTDDVTSNGTDAENHNNNNKPFSNGTCSSLFLHSPGVNPQLGLMYDYSSTEYLFQLTAVLVHHGDMHSGHFVTYRRSPSSPRSSSPLSSQWLWVSDDSVRKASLHEVLSSNAYMLFYERVRRLNLALRSEE